In Camelus bactrianus isolate YW-2024 breed Bactrian camel chromosome 10, ASM4877302v1, whole genome shotgun sequence, a genomic segment contains:
- the MRPL17 gene encoding large ribosomal subunit protein bL17m, with translation MRLSVAAAISHGRVFRRLGLGPESRIHLLQNLLTALVRHERIEASWARVDELRGYAEKLIDYGKLGDTNERAMRMADFWLTEKDLIPKLFQVLAPRYQGQNGGYTRMLQIPNRSQQDRAKMAVIEYKGNCLPPLPLPRRDSNLTLLNQLLQGLQQDQEASTHTTQTQGI, from the exons ATGCGGCTGTCGGTCGCCGCCGCCATCTCCCACGGCCGCGTATTCCGCCGCCTGGGCCTTGGTCCCGAGTCCCGCATCCACCTGTTGCAGAACTTGCTTACGGCACTGGTGCGACACGAACGCATCGAGGCGTCATGGGCGCGCGTGGACGAGCTGAGGGGCTACGCCGAGAAG CTCATCGACTATGGGAAGCTGGGAGACACCAACGAACGAGCCATGCGCATGGCTGACTTCTGGCTCACG GAGAAAGACTTGATCCCAAAGCTGTTTCAAGTACTGGCCCCTCGGTACCAAGGTCAGAATGGGGGCTACACAAGAATGCTGCAGATCCCAAATCGGAGTCAGCAGGATCGGGCCAAAATGGCAGTGATTGAGTATAAAGGGAACTGtctgccacccctgcccctgcctcgcAGAGACAGCAACCTTACACTCCTAAACCAGCTGCTTCAGGGACTGCAGCAGGACCAGGAAGCAAGCACCCACACAACTCAAACACAGGGGATTTAA